The Stenotrophomonas sp. ASS1 genome segment GGACCGCACCTGCAGGGCGGCGAAACGGCCCAGCTTGGCCAGCGCTGCGCGATCGCTTTCGCGGGCCAGGCCGATGACGATGTCGCGTGCCTGCGGGCCCTGCACGGCAAGGATGGCCAGGTCCGGGCGCTGCTCGACGGTGACGCCGAACGGTGCAGCCTGCTCGCGCAGCCAGGCCAGGTCCTTCTCGCGGGTGGAGGCATTGACCACCATGCGGAAGAAATCGTCGCCCAGGTAGTAGACGATCAGGTCGTCGATGACGCCGCCGCGCGGATTCAGCATGCACGAGTACAGTGCCTTGCCGGTCACCTTCAGCTTGTCGACCGAGTTGGCCAGCAGGCGGCGCAGGAACGGCTTGACCTGGTCACCGCGCAGGTCGACCACGGTCATGTGGCTGACGTCGAACACACCCGACTCGCGACGAACGAGGTGGTGCTCGTCGAGCTGCGAGCCGTAGTGGATGGGCATGTCCCAACCCCCGAAATCGACCATCTTGGCGCCAAGGGCGCGGTGGGTATCGTTGAGCAGCGTCTTCTGGGTCATGACCGGGTCCGGCAGCAGAGGAAACAAGAATCCCCATTATCCCAGATCGGTCGCCCGCAGGCGTGCCGCAGCGCAGCGGCCATCTGCAAGCACACCTCATGCGACCGCGCCCGCTGGCCTTGACGACCCGCGGACGCGGCCAAACCACCGCAGCCTCAGCCCTGGGCCATGGCCTCGACCACCAGCACCGTGCCCTGCACGCTGCGCACCCGCACCCACGTACCTGCAGGCAACTCCGGACCGCTCACCTGCCAGGACGCATCGTCAATGCTGACCCGTCCCTGGCCGCCGATGATGGCCTGCTGCAATGCGACCTCCCGGCCGACCAGCTGCTCGGCACGGCGGTTGAGCAACGGCGCATCGCTGGGCCGTGCCCGCGGCCTCCCCCAGCGCCGGTAGCACTGGATCGAGACCACACTCAGCAGGACGAAGGCGATCACCTGCCACAACAGTGGAATGTCGCTGAACACCGCAACCAGTACGAACGCTGCCGCCGCGCCAATGCCGATCCACAGCATGAACGCACCCGGCGCCAGCGCTTCGGCCGCGAACAGCAGCAGCGCCAGCGCGCCCCAACCGACGACTTCCCAGCGCATGTCAGCCTCCGAGCGGCGGCGGCCGCTTGCCGGCGGCC includes the following:
- a CDS encoding NfeD family protein, with the translated sequence MRWEVVGWGALALLLFAAEALAPGAFMLWIGIGAAAAFVLVAVFSDIPLLWQVIAFVLLSVVSIQCYRRWGRPRARPSDAPLLNRRAEQLVGREVALQQAIIGGQGRVSIDDASWQVSGPELPAGTWVRVRSVQGTVLVVEAMAQG